Proteins from a genomic interval of Cryptococcus neoformans var. grubii H99 chromosome 8, complete sequence:
- a CDS encoding large subunit ribosomal protein L6, which yields MTARPVVSLARQIHSSAARRSQIGKVPIPIPPSVVLTLPASSVPPHVHPSSPEAHRVFTVSGPLGSATLPISPSVILTPPTSSASTLTISVHDPAVKTQRSVWGLTRTLINNAVTGVSAGFNLEVKLVGVGYRATIEPIPQVFMDLAKQTSSIPTDALPRERLNIKLGFAHPVLIDIPPQIKVTVPEPTKIMLNGADKQKLGQFAATIRQWRKPEPYRGKGIFVGGETIRLKEVKKK from the exons ATGACCGCCAGACCCGTTGTCTCCCTAGCACGCCAGATCCACTCCTCCGCGGCTCGCAGGTCCCAGATCGGCAAGgttcccatccccatcccgCCATCAGTCGTCCTTACTCTTCCGGCGTCCTCTGTCCCCCCTCATGTCCACCCCAGCTCCCCCGAGGCGCATCGTGTCTTTACTGTGTCCGGTCCCTTAGGATCTGCTACACTGCCTATATCTCCGTCAGTGATTCTTACCCCACCCACCTCCTCAGCATCCACTCTCACCATCTCTGTTCACGATCCGGCCGTCAAAACCCAACGAAGCGTTTGGGGACTTACACGTACGCTTATTAATAACGCCGTTACGGGTGTCTCAGCTGGCTTTAACCTTGAAGTTAAGCTGGTGGGTGTTGGTTATCGAGCGACAATTGAGCCTATTCCTCAAGTCTTTATGGACCTCGCTAAACAGACGTCTTCTATACCGACGGATGCTCTTCCCCGCGAACGTCTTAATATCAAGCTGGGCTTTGCCCATCCCGTCCTTATCGATATACCTCCCCAAATCAAAGTTACAGTGCCTGAACCAACCAAAATCATGTTAAACGGGGCAGATAAGCAGAAACTGGGTCAGTTTGCTGCTACTATCCGTCAATGGAGAAAGCCGGAGCCCTATCGTGGAAAA GGCATCTTTGTGGGCGGCGAAACCATTCGACTCAAAGAGGTCAAGAAAAAGTAG
- a CDS encoding zinc finger protein: MGKKKRSQVFVLKPWCWYCEREFEDDKVLLQHQKSKHFKCQLCPRKLNTAGGLMVHSQQVHKCDPEPLTNTLPGRDGYDIEIFGMEGVPANAQAEWKARKEAEAGTALLAAAAAAKRPRNSYNVIPEADLRAALSQHKILMAARNKAAPATPFPPFIGAPPPFPPGFPPAGAPPFAGMPPALPPGAIPPFAPPGVRPPFPPPGPSPFTSAGNPSDNLVPTPTFSSVNPPNFVPSTSGTSLAETNVLPSKDGVIWPDTAASPYEKRAQQPRYRYASPTHQVEEEDGSATGRKRKAAADFL; the protein is encoded by the exons ATGGGtaaaaagaagagatccCAGGTCTTT GTCCTCAAACCATGGTGTTGGTACTGTGAACgagagtttgaggatgacaAAG TCCTTCTGCAACATCAAAAATCCAAGCACTTCAAGTGTCAGCTTTGTCCCAGAAAACTGAAT ACGGCTGGTGGTTTAATGGTGCATAGTCAGCAAGTGCACAAATGTGATCCCGAACC ACTCACAAACACCCTTCCCGGTCGAGATGGTTATGATATTGAAATTTTCGGCATGGAGGGCGTGCCTGCGAATGCACAGGCAGAATGGAAGGCGAGGAAAGAAGCCGAGGCCGGAACAGCTTTGTTGGCGGCTGCAGCTGCTGCCAAGCGTCCGCGAAACTCTTACAATGTCATCCCAGAAGCAGATTTGCGAGCCGCCTTGTCCCAGCACAAGATCTTGATGGCGGCAAGGAACAAAGCTGCTCCTGCTACCCCTTTTCCACCGTTCATCGGCGCTCCTCCCCCCTTCCCTCCAGG TTTCCCACCTGCTGGGGCGCCGCCTTTTGCTGGAATGCCACCTGCTCTGCCTCCAGGCGCCATACCTCCTTTTGC TCCTCCTGGTGTACGCCCTCCATTCCCACCCCCCGGACCATCTCCATTTACTTCCGCTGGCAATCCGTCAGACAATCTGGTACCCACGCCCACCTTCAGTTCTGTGAACCCTCCTAATTTTGTTCCTTCGACGAGTGGTACAAGTCTTGCTGAGACCAATGTGTTGCCGAGTAAAGATGGCGTTATTTGGCCGGATACTGCAGCATCTCCG TACGAAAAACGAGCGCAACAACCGCGATATAGGTATGCGTCGCCCACTCACcaggttgaggaagaggatggcaGTGCTActgggagaaagagaaaggctGCTGCCGATTTTTTGTAA
- a CDS encoding myo-inositol-1(or 4)-monophosphatase, which translates to MEYSEIFDFAYGLAEKASKIILDASAKRWISSADLNEKKNSVDLVTETDELVERMIKSAVAEKFPQHKFIGEESFAAGDHSPLTDEFTWIVDPIDGTMNFVHSYPFVACSIGVAHKSRPVVGVIALPFLNQIFSARLGGGAYMNRSIPLPLTGGIPQPLSDLSRCMIGAEWGSDRGQSTFKHKASSFTKLAGDPRKGVDGAVMVHALRTTGSTACNAVAVAAGQLDIYWDAGCYPWDVCAAAIILNEAGGFFAGGKDSLDAPVGQIMMGRRYIFVRAVPATDSESPSQIQHRLARELYDVVEEWTNEDMMD; encoded by the exons ATGGAATATTCAGAAATATTCGATTTCGCCTACGGTCTTGCCGAAAAG GCAAGCAAAATAATCCTAGACGCCTCTGCGAAGCGATGGATATCGAGTGCCGACCTCAACGAGAAGAAAAATTCTGTTGAT CTTGTTACTGAGACCGATGAGCTGGTAGAGCGAATGATCAAATCAGCTGTAGCAGAAAAGTTTCCACAGCATAAATT CATCGGCGAAGAATCATTCGCTGCTGGTGACCATTCCCCTCTCACTGACGAATTTACTTGGATTGTTGACCCAATTGAC GGTACTATGAA TTTTGTACATTCATA TCCTTTTGTCGCCTGCTCCATTGGCGTGGCACACAAGTCAAGGCCGGTCGTAGGGGTCATTGCTCTACCTTTTTTGAATCAGATC TTCTCGGCACGGCTTGGGGGAGGAGCATATATGAACCGCAgcattcctcttcctctgacTGGTGGCATTCCTCAACCCCTTTCTGATTTATCCCGATGCATGATCGGAGCCGAAT GGGGATCTGACCGTGGGCAATCGACCTTCAAACATAAAGCGTCATCCTTTACGAAGCTTGCAGGTGATCCTAGGAAAGGCGTTGATGGGGCTGTGATGGTGCATGCTTTGCGAA CTACCGGATCTACCGCTTGTAATGCTGTAGCTGTGGCAGCTGGACAACTGGATATCTATTG GGACGCAGGATGCTATCCTTGGGATGTTTGC GCGGCAGCCATAATTCTTAATGAGGCTGGTGGTTTTTTCGCTGGTGGGAAGGATTCGCTAGATGCTCCAGTGGGCCAAATCATGATGGGTAGGCGCTATATCTTCGTCCGCGCAGTTCCTGCCACAGAC TCCGAGTCGCCATCACAGATTCAGCATCGTCTGGCAAGGGAACTCTACGACGTTGTGGAGGAATGGACCAATGAAGATATGATGGATTGA
- a CDS encoding translation elongation factor Tu has protein sequence MLRNALQSHLSSTLRTAELRAARAVAGPSVLAARTFVSKPLPSPRFRAAVLTPRRLPARSYAAEAGGKFTRSKPHFNIGTIGHVDHGKTTLTAAITKHLAEQGGGKFMDYSQIDKAPEEKARGITISTAHVEYETPNRHYAHIDCPGHADYIKNMITGAAQLDGAIIVVSATDGQMPQTREHLLLARQVGIKKLVVFINKVDQVDDPEMLELVEMEMRELLGQYGFDGEETPIVMGSALAALEGRDPERGAQKIQELMEKADEWLDVPSRDLDKPFLMYVEDVFSISGRGTVVTGKVERGTITKGSEVEIVGLGAPIKTTLTGIEMFHKELERGEAGDNMGALLRGIKREQVRRGQVLVQPGSIKSIKKFKAQIYILTKEEGGRYTPFMANYRPQLFIRTTDVTCALTFPEGTEDAHEKLVMPGDNVEMIGDLVHDIALEPGSRFTLREGGKTIGTGIVSEIYE, from the exons ATGCTCAGGAACGCCCTTCAGAGTCACCTTTCCTCCACTCTCCGAACTGCTGAGCTTAGGG CTGCCAGGGCCGTGGCCGGTCCCTCGGTCCTCGCTGCCAGGACATTCGTCTCAAAgccccttccctctcctcgtTTTCGAGCTGCTGTTTTGACGCCAAGACGTCTACCTGCTCGTAGCTACGCTGCCGAAGCTGGTGGTAAATTCACTCGATCCAAGCCTCATTTCAA CATCGGTACTATCGGCCATGTCGATCATGGTAAAACCACTCTCACCGCGGCCATCACTAAGCATTTGGCTGAGCAGGGCGGCGGTAAATTTATGGACTACAGCCAGATTGACAAAGCTCCTGAGGAGAAAGCTCGAGGTATCACCATTAGCACTGCC CATGTTGAATACGAGACTCCCAACAGGCACTATGCGCACATTGACTGTCCCGGTCATGCCGATT ACATCAAAAATATGATTACCGGTGCCGCTCAACTTGACGGTGCTATTATTGTCGTCTCTGCTACCGATGGTCAGATGCCTCAGACCCGTgaacatcttcttcttgcccgtCAAGTTGGCATCAAGAAGTTGGTTGTCTTTATCAACAAGGTTGACCAGGTGGACGACCCTGAAATGCTCGAGTTGGTTGAGATGGAAATGAGAGAATTGCTAGGCCAGTACGGCTTTGATGGAGAGGAGACTCCTATCGTCATGGGATCCGCTCTGGCTGCTCTTGAAGGCCGCGACCCTGAGCGAGGCGCGCAAAAGATTCAGGAACTCATGGAGAAGGCTGATGAATGGCTTGACGTTCCCTCTC GGGATCTTGACAAGCCTTTTTTGATGTACGTTGAGGACGTATTCTCTATCTCTGGTCGAGGCACCGTTGTCACTGGGAAAGTTGAGCGTGGTACAATCACCAAGGGTTCCGAAGTTGAAATCGTTGGCCTCGGTGCGCCTATCAAAACCACTCTCACTGGCATTG AAATGTTCCACAAGGAGCTTGAACGTGGCGAAGCTGGTGACAACATGGGTGCCCTTCTTCGTGGTATTAAGCGAGAGCAGGTCCGACGAGGTCAAGTTTTGGTGCAACCTGGCTCTATCAAGAGTATCAAAAAGTTCAAGGCGCAAATTTAT ATCCTtaccaaggaggaaggtggtcGTTACACCCCTTTCATGGCTAACTACCGACCTCAGCTTTTCATCCGTACTACCGACGTAACTTGTGCCCTCACTTTCCCGGAGGGTACCGAGGACGCTCATGAGAAGCTTGTCATGCCTGGTGACAATGTTGAGATGATTGGTGACCTTGTGCATGACATCGCTCTTGAGCCCGGATCGCGTTTTACATTGCGAGAGGGCGGTAAGACTATTGGTACTGGTATCGTTTCAGAGATCTACGAATAA